GTCGTGCTTGCGCCGTACGCGTACCGCATGCTCGGGCTGAGCCCGTTCGAATTTGGTGTTGTCGGAGCCATCGGAGGTGTCGGAGCGCTCATCGGCGCCGGCGTGACCACCAGGGTTGGACGACGACTCGGCACCGGTCGCACGATCGTCCTGTGCCACGTCATCACCGTGGGGGCGGTGGGAGCGTTGGCCGGTGCGGGCGCCGTGCGCGGTTCGTTCGGCGCGGTGCTGCTGCTGTCGGTCGGTCAGTGGTTGTACGGGTTGGCGATGGGCATGAGCAACTCACACGAGATGAGCTATCGACAATTGGTGACCCCCGACGAACTGCAGGCCCGAACCAACACCACGCTGCGATCACTCAATCGGGCGATCGCGATGGTCGCGGCGCCGATCGCCGGCATCCTGGCCGACACGTGGGGATTTCGGCCGATGCTCGTCGCCGCCGCCGGCGTCTTCGCACTCGTCGCGATCGGGCTGTACGCCGCGCCGTTTCGCACGGCCACCGCACCGGTCTAGCGTCCGCCAAGCGATGGAGACCGGGCTCAGCGCGGCTCGAACGCCTCCACCTCGAGCGGGAACCCCTGCATACCGAGGAAATCGGTGAGCGTCACTCGATGCTCGTCGCAGGCGAGCCAGGTCTTGCGTCGCGACTCGTCGTGAATCTTCGGGTTGCGCCACAGGATTGCCCAGGTGGCGTCGACGGTGCAGCCTTTCGCGCTGCAACGGGGGTGGTCAGCGGTCACGCCGCGGCCCGACCTGCTCGACGGGATCGCTCGGCCGCACCGACCCCAACACATCGATCCGACGCTGGTTGGTGGCGTTGGCGAAGACGACGGCGAAGTAGGGCAGCACCACGGCTGCGACCATGCAGACGATCGACGCCCAACGCAGCGGACCCCACAACAGCACCGTGAGCACGAAGCAGACCGTGCGGATGCCCATCGAGATCAGATAGTGCTTGGTGCGCGAATCGCGGTCGTCCCGGGCGGGAGCGGGCAGGTTCGTCGCCGAGGGCACCTCGGGTTCAGGAGTCGTACGGCGAGCCATGACGTCCACCGTACGCCGCCGAAGCGCAAGCCTTCGAGCCGCGTCCGGCCCACCGGTTGGGGTCTACCGAAAAGTAGTGGATACGGTCGACGCAACCGTCATCAAGGAGAGTCGATGTCCCAACCGCGCAACGTCCTGGTCACCGGAGGCAACCGAGGCATCGGCGCCGCGATCGCACAGGCGTTCCTTGATGCCGGCGACAACGTCGTGATCACCTCCCGCGACGGCTCCGGCCCGCAGGGCGCGATCGCCATCGCCGCCGACGTCACCGACAGCGCGAGTGTCGACGAGGCGTTCACCCAGGCGGAGGAGAAGCTCGGTGGACCGATCGAGGTGGTCGTCGCCAACGCCGGCATCACCAAGGACACCCTGCTCATGCGCATGTCCGACGAGGAGTTCGCCTCCGTCGTCGACACCAACCTCGCCGGCGCGTTCCGGTGCGCCCGGCGCGCGAGCAAGGGCATGCTCAAGCTCAAGCGCGGCCGCTTGATCTTCATCTCCAGCGTGGTCGGGCTGTACGGCGGCCCGGGCCAGGCCAACTACTCGGCCAGCAAGGCAGGTCTGGTCGGCCTGGCCCGCTCGATCACCCGCGAACTCGGCAAGCGCGGCATCACCGCGAACGTCGTCGCCCCCGGCTTCATCGACACCGACATGACCCGGTCGCTGCCCGAGGCACAGCAGCAGCAGTACCTCGCGGCCATCCCTGCCGGCCGCTTCGCGCAGCCGGACGAGGTCGCGAAGGTGGTGCGCTTCCTGGCGTCCGACGAAGCGGGCTACATCAGCGGCGCGGTGGTCCCGGTCGACGGCGGCCTCGGCATGGGCCACTGAGCGAATCACGAAAACTCAAGGAAGAGAACAGAACTCATGGGCATTCTCGAGGGCAAGAAGTTGCTGATCACCGGAGTCCTGATGGATTCCTCGATCGCGTTCCACGTCGCGAAGCTGGCGCAGGAGCAGGGCGCCACCGTGGTGTTGACCAGCTTCGGACGCACGATGAAGATCACCAGCACGATCGCCAAGCGGTTGCCGACCACGCCCGAGGTGATCGAGCTCGACGTCACCGACAAGGAACACCTCGACACCCTTGCCGACCGGCTGAAGGAGCACGTCGACTCCCTCGATGGTGTGCTGCACTCCATCGGTTTCGCCCCGCCCGGCGCGTTCGACTTCATGGCGGGGGAGTGGGACGACGTCGCCACCGCAGTGCACGTCTCGGCCTACTCGCTGAAGGCCCTGGCGGTCGCCGCCGAACCGCTGATGGCCGAGGGCGGCTCGGTCGTCGGGCTCACCTTCGATGCGAAGTTCGCCTGGCCGGTCTACGACTGGATGGGTGTCGCGAAGGCCGCCTTCGAGTCGACCAACCGCTACCTGGCCCGTGACCTCGGCCCGAAGAACATCCGGTGCAACCTGGTCTCCGCCGGTCCGATCCGCACCACCGCGGCGAAGTCGATCCCCGGGTTCGAGACCTTCGAGAACACCTGGAACGAGCGGGCCCCGCTGGGTTGGGACATCCGTGACCCGGAGCCGGCCGCGAAGGCCTGCGTCGCGTTGTTCTCCGACTGGTTCCCGGCCACCACCGGCGAGATCCTGCACGTCGACGGCGGCGTGCACGCGATGGGTCAGTAGGTTCCACGAGGTGGCCTGTCGGCCGGCAAGCGTCGTGTCGGATGATGGGGCGGTGACCGGTCCCGGATTTCTGCACACTTCCCCGGTGCACCCGGCGACCTTCGACCGACTGTTGGCGCGGCGTCGCCCTGGCGTGCAGGCCCTCCACGTCGTCGACGAGAAGCTTCTCGTCGACGCCCGCAACCACGGTCCGGACGCCGTCGCGGAGCGTGTCGCTCAGCACCTCACCGCCCTGGTCGGTCAGGGCGCGACGGTCGTTTGCTGCACGTGCTCCACGATCGGCGACACTGCAGAGCGTGCCCGCGCCGACGTGCCGGTGTTTCGCGTCGATCGTCCGATGGCGGCACGTGCCGTCCGGTGCGGACCACGAGTGGGCGTGGTCGCGGCCTTGGAGTCGACGCTCGAACCGACCGCAGCGCTGCTGCGGCAGGAAGCCGAGAGCGCCGGCCAGGAGGTGCGGATCGAACAGCTCATCGCCGACGGTGCGTGGGGCCGATTCGAGGACGGCGACGAGCCTGGCTACCTGGCCAGCGTCGTCCATACCGCGCGCCGGTTGGCCGACGACGTCGACATCCTGATCCTGGCCCAGGCAAGCATGGCTGGTGCCGAGCCGCTCCTGGCCGACCTGGCGATCCCGGTCCTGAGTTCACCCGGTCCGGCGGTGCAGCACCTGCTCGGCCTGACCTGAGCGTCCCCGCGGCGAACCGGGACTCCGCCGCAAACCGCAGCCGCCCGGACGACGTGCGCAGCCCCACTGCGCGGCTCTAGTCTGTGCGGCATGGCTGCATCCGTCGAGATCACCGAGGTCCGCGTACTCGAGGGCCCGAACCTCTACTTCCCGCGTCCCGCGGGCAAGATCTCGCTCGCGCTACCCGGTTACGTCGACGCCGATTCGGCTGTGCTGCAACGGATCGGTAGGGAGCTGCACCTGCGCCGACGTGACCCGGGCGCACCGGGTAGCACGGTGCGGCGACAGTACGTCGCGTCGCTGGTCGAGCGGGTGGTGCGCATCATCGCCCGCGACGCAGGCATCTCCCGGCTTGCGGTCCGCGTGCGGCAGGCAGCCGACGGCTCACTGGTCGTCGCGTTCGCGTTGCGCCATCGTGGGCGCGTCGCGTTGCTCACGCAGGCTCTCGACGAGGTGCTGCCCACACTGCTGGACGGCGGCGACCCCGCCGCCACTTTGGCCGACGCCGCGCACCGGGTGGCGCAGGGCGACCCCGGTGAGCAGTTGCGACCGTTGCGACCCAAGGTGCCGGTCGTCGCCGTCACCGGCACCAACGGCAAGACCACCACGACCCGACTCATCGCCCACCTCGGCATGACCGCCGGTCTGAAGACCGGCTGGAGTTCGACCGACGGCGTGCTGATCCAGGGTGAACTGGTCGAGTACGGCGACTACTCCGGACCTGCCGGTGCGCGCACCGCACTGCGCGACGGAGTGCAGTTCGGCGTGCTCGAAACCGCCCGTGGCGGCATGCTGCTCAAGGGGCTGGGCACCGCGCACAACGACGTCAGTGTTGTCACCAACGTGAGCGCAGATCACTTGGGGCAGAACGGTATTGACACCGTCGACCAGCTCGCCGAGGTGAAGGCGATCATCACCAAGGTGACCAAGCCGAACGGCTGGGTCGTGCTCAACGGCGACGATCCGCGGGTGTGGGCGATGCGCACGACCGCCAGCGCACCCGTCTGGTGCTTCTCGCTCGACCCCGAGTCGCCCTCGCTGCGCGAGGCGCGCGACAGCGGGGGACGTGGCATCACGGTCGACGACGGCACGATCGTCGTTCTCGTGCCCGGCCTGGCCCCGGAACCGCTGATGTCGGTGCTCGAGGTGCCGATGACCCTGTGCGGCCTGTCGAGCCACAACCTCGCCAACGCCCTGGCCGGAGCCGCCGCCGCACTCGGTGCAGGCATCCCGCGCGACGCGGTGGTCGAGGGGCTGCGCACCTTCGTGCCCGACGCCGCGCACAATGCCGGGCGGATGAACATCTACTCCCTCGGCCTGCCGGACGGCGGGGAGGTGACGGTCATCCTCGACATGGCCCACAACGAGGGCGGGCTGGAGGCGCTGCTGCGGGTGGCCCGCGGGTTGTGTGAGCAGGGCGCCCACCTGGTGCTCGGTCTCGGCACCGGGGGCGACCGCACCGACGAGATCCTGCGCAACCTCGGAGAAATGGCCGGCCGCGACGCCGACCGGGTGCACATCCAGCACAAGGCGAAGTATCTGCGCGACCGCACGATGGCCGACCTCGAGGCGAAGCTCGTCGAGGGACTGTCGCGGGTGGGCGCCACCTCGCTGTCGAGTTCGCCGACCGAACTCGAGGGCTTGCAGGCGCTGCTCGCCGACGCCCACGACGGTGACGTGCTCGCGATGATGACGCACGAGAGCCGCGCCCAACTGCACGACTGGTTGCTCGCGCGAGGAGGCGGGGAAGACTCCCCGGAAGCGGTGCGGCACAAGGTGATCCGGGCCCGCGGCGAGCACGAGGCCGAGGACGAGATCGTCGCACTCTGGCAGATCGACGACCCCACCGAACGGATCGCCGTGGGGGCGAAACTGCGCGACCGCTTCCCGGACGACGCCCGGGTGCTCTACGAGTACGCCGGCACCTTCGACAGCGCCGGCGAGGAGGAACAGGCCGTCGCGGCCTACGATGAGGCGCTGGCCGCCGGGCTGCGCGAGCCGTTCCATCGGCGTGCGCTGATCCAGAAGGCATCGACGCTGCGTCACCTGGGCCGGTTGGAGGAGTCGCAGGAGATCCTCGACGACCTCGCCGCGGCGTGGCCCGACAACGACGCGATTGCGTTGTTCCGCGCCTTGACGATGCATGACCGGCATCTCGACGCGGCTGCGCTCGGCGACGTGCTGCGCCGCCTGGTCCTGCGTTCGACCGACCCCGAGGTCGACCGCTACCGCCGCTCCCTGACCGCGTTCACCGACGAAGTCCGCTAACACACAACGGAATCGGCGCGACGAGCAAGACTGTCGCGCCGATTCCGTTGACTGCTGATCAGGCCGGCGAGGTCATTCCGAGGCCGACGACTCCAGCGCCTCACGCAGCTCCAGGTCGTCCTGCTCCATCGCCGACTCCGCCTCGGCGGCGAGCTCGGTCGGGTCGAGGTCGGGGTCGCCGGGCTGGTCGTCGCTGAACCGCGAACCGGCCTGCGCCTTGTGGCTGAACGCCTCCAACTCGTGCAGCACCTTTGCGTGCTGGTCGACGCAGAGCATGACGAGGTCGCCGGGGTTGGAGCGCAGCACCGCATTGCGCACGGCATCGAGTTCGTTGAGCACGGTGTCGATCACACGGACGCGGGCACCGTCGGACTGGGCCTGCTTGGCGCCCTCGACGAGCAACGCAGCAGCTTCACCCGGCGCACGACGACGCAGGTTGTCGTCCTCGCGGATGACCAGCACGTCGAAGTGTCGCGCGGCGATCCGGGCGAGTTCGCGGATGTCCTCGTCGCGACGGTCACCGGCGGCACCGATCATGCCGATGCGCGAGATGCGGGTCTCCGAGGCGCCCTGGCGGGCCTTGACGTAGCCCTCGACGAACTCGCCGAGCCGCTCCATGCCGGGCGGGTTGTGGCAGTAGTCGACGAACACCTCGGCGTTGTTGAGCTCCACCCGGTTGAGGCGTCCCGGGGAGAGGTAGTAGGAGGTGTCGAAGGTGCGCAGGCCCTGCCGGATGTCGTGCAGCGGGGCACCGGCGGCGAACGCTGCGCCGGCCGCGGCGAGCGCGTTCGCGACGTTCATCCGTGCCGCACCGCCGAAGGTCGAGGGCAACAGGTGGGTCCATGCCAACGGCATCGAGCGGCGTCCCTGCTTGAGCACGATCATCTCGCCGCGGTCGGACGGTTCAAGCACCACGGCACGTGCGCCGCGCCGGCACCGCTCGTCGATGAACTCCCGGACGGCGGAGCCGGGCGGCTCCATCGAGAACCACACGATGGTGCCGCTGCACCGACGACGCATCTGGCGCACCAAGGGGTCGTCGGCGTTCAGCACCGCGAAGCCGTCGCGCGGAACAGCCTCCACGACAACGGATTTCACCGAGGCGAGGTCTTCCAGGGAGTCGACGCCGCGCATCCCCAGGTGGTCGGCCTGGATGTTGGTGACCACTGCGATGTCGTTGCGGTCGTAGCCGAGGCCCTCGCGCAGGATGCCGCCGCGGGCGACCTCCATGATCGCGAAGTCGACGCGGGGGTTCTGCAGCACCATCCGCGCCGAGCGCGGACCGGAGGCGTCGGCCTTGATGACCAGCCGCTCGTCGATGACGATGCCGTCGGTCGAGGTCATGCCGACCTTGCGGCCGAGACCCTTCATGATGTGGGCGATCATTCGCGAGGTCGTGGTCTTGCCGTTGGTGCCGGTCACGGCCACGATCGGCACCCGCGAGGCAGCGCCG
This genomic stretch from Calidifontibacter indicus harbors:
- a CDS encoding DUF3099 domain-containing protein, yielding MARRTTPEPEVPSATNLPAPARDDRDSRTKHYLISMGIRTVCFVLTVLLWGPLRWASIVCMVAAVVLPYFAVVFANATNQRRIDVLGSVRPSDPVEQVGPRRDR
- a CDS encoding beta-ketoacyl-ACP reductase, which encodes MSQPRNVLVTGGNRGIGAAIAQAFLDAGDNVVITSRDGSGPQGAIAIAADVTDSASVDEAFTQAEEKLGGPIEVVVANAGITKDTLLMRMSDEEFASVVDTNLAGAFRCARRASKGMLKLKRGRLIFISSVVGLYGGPGQANYSASKAGLVGLARSITRELGKRGITANVVAPGFIDTDMTRSLPEAQQQQYLAAIPAGRFAQPDEVAKVVRFLASDEAGYISGAVVPVDGGLGMGH
- the fabI gene encoding enoyl-ACP reductase FabI; its protein translation is MGILEGKKLLITGVLMDSSIAFHVAKLAQEQGATVVLTSFGRTMKITSTIAKRLPTTPEVIELDVTDKEHLDTLADRLKEHVDSLDGVLHSIGFAPPGAFDFMAGEWDDVATAVHVSAYSLKALAVAAEPLMAEGGSVVGLTFDAKFAWPVYDWMGVAKAAFESTNRYLARDLGPKNIRCNLVSAGPIRTTAAKSIPGFETFENTWNERAPLGWDIRDPEPAAKACVALFSDWFPATTGEILHVDGGVHAMGQ
- a CDS encoding aspartate/glutamate racemase family protein; amino-acid sequence: MHPATFDRLLARRRPGVQALHVVDEKLLVDARNHGPDAVAERVAQHLTALVGQGATVVCCTCSTIGDTAERARADVPVFRVDRPMAARAVRCGPRVGVVAALESTLEPTAALLRQEAESAGQEVRIEQLIADGAWGRFEDGDEPGYLASVVHTARRLADDVDILILAQASMAGAEPLLADLAIPVLSSPGPAVQHLLGLT
- a CDS encoding tetratricopeptide repeat protein, which translates into the protein MAASVEITEVRVLEGPNLYFPRPAGKISLALPGYVDADSAVLQRIGRELHLRRRDPGAPGSTVRRQYVASLVERVVRIIARDAGISRLAVRVRQAADGSLVVAFALRHRGRVALLTQALDEVLPTLLDGGDPAATLADAAHRVAQGDPGEQLRPLRPKVPVVAVTGTNGKTTTTRLIAHLGMTAGLKTGWSSTDGVLIQGELVEYGDYSGPAGARTALRDGVQFGVLETARGGMLLKGLGTAHNDVSVVTNVSADHLGQNGIDTVDQLAEVKAIITKVTKPNGWVVLNGDDPRVWAMRTTASAPVWCFSLDPESPSLREARDSGGRGITVDDGTIVVLVPGLAPEPLMSVLEVPMTLCGLSSHNLANALAGAAAALGAGIPRDAVVEGLRTFVPDAAHNAGRMNIYSLGLPDGGEVTVILDMAHNEGGLEALLRVARGLCEQGAHLVLGLGTGGDRTDEILRNLGEMAGRDADRVHIQHKAKYLRDRTMADLEAKLVEGLSRVGATSLSSSPTELEGLQALLADAHDGDVLAMMTHESRAQLHDWLLARGGGEDSPEAVRHKVIRARGEHEAEDEIVALWQIDDPTERIAVGAKLRDRFPDDARVLYEYAGTFDSAGEEEQAVAAYDEALAAGLREPFHRRALIQKASTLRHLGRLEESQEILDDLAAAWPDNDAIALFRALTMHDRHLDAAALGDVLRRLVLRSTDPEVDRYRRSLTAFTDEVR